A window from Treponema sp. J25 encodes these proteins:
- the pfkB gene encoding 1-phosphofructokinase has product MSRSIRTLTLNPAVDRTVLIEDFSVNQVNRIQASRLDAGGKGINVSKSIHAFGGASCAYGVAAGSAGRFIASYLTDLGIEHQFVWVDGETRTNIKIVDPRNRTHTDINDQGPELTGAALAELESLLFAGADRETILVFSGSIGRGTPADIYKKWIQKARSIGYRTILDADGEALRLGIEAGPTLVKPNIHELERLVGRPFQEPAAQALHDIAAAALRLLDSGTETVVVSLGAEGALFVNRQEALYAKGLPVEAKSTVGAGDAMVAALAMSLERHAPLERHEALDQHMPLSAMVAAAIGAGAAAVAAEGTASPSRADLEHYASQVTYISL; this is encoded by the coding sequence ATGAGTAGGTCTATCAGGACGCTCACCCTGAATCCCGCGGTGGACCGGACTGTCCTTATCGAAGACTTTTCGGTAAACCAGGTGAACCGGATACAGGCATCCCGGCTCGATGCGGGGGGCAAGGGGATAAATGTCTCAAAATCGATACATGCCTTTGGGGGGGCAAGCTGCGCCTACGGAGTTGCCGCGGGCAGCGCGGGCCGCTTTATCGCCAGCTACCTGACCGATCTGGGAATAGAACATCAATTCGTATGGGTTGATGGAGAGACGAGGACCAACATAAAGATTGTGGACCCCCGGAACAGGACCCATACAGATATTAACGACCAGGGGCCGGAGCTTACCGGTGCGGCCTTGGCTGAACTTGAATCGCTGCTTTTTGCAGGGGCCGATAGAGAAACGATTCTTGTTTTTTCTGGCAGCATTGGGCGGGGCACCCCGGCTGATATCTATAAAAAGTGGATTCAAAAAGCCCGCAGTATAGGCTACCGCACCATACTGGATGCGGACGGGGAAGCCCTCAGGCTCGGGATAGAGGCTGGGCCGACCCTGGTAAAGCCTAATATCCACGAACTGGAGCGGCTTGTGGGGCGACCTTTTCAGGAGCCTGCGGCGCAAGCTCTGCATGACATTGCGGCGGCGGCCCTGCGCCTCCTTGACTCGGGAACAGAAACGGTGGTGGTGTCCCTCGGCGCCGAGGGTGCCCTGTTTGTAAACCGCCAGGAGGCCCTCTATGCAAAGGGGCTTCCAGTGGAGGCTAAAAGTACCGTGGGCGCCGGGGACGCCATGGTAGCGGCCCTGGCCATGAGCCTTGAGCGGCATGCGCCGCTTGAGCGGCATGAGGCGCTGGACCAGCATATGCCGCTCAGTGCCATGGTCGCTGCTGCGATAGGCGCAGGGGCCGCCGCCGTCGCCGCCGAAGGCACTGCATCCCCATCCCGCGCGGACCTGGAACATTATGCTTCGCAGGTGACCTACATTTCTTTATAG
- a CDS encoding PTS sugar transporter subunit IIA, which yields MSGTMLTEKTIKLNAAFSTKEEAIRACGELLLQAGYIEPGYIDAMIQRDSISTTYVGNGVAVPHGTEAAKPLVKKTGLAVVQVPGGVDFGKGRIAKLLIAVAAIGNEHIDLLTNIAQICIDDAQLQKLLSARTAKEILDVVGTVEKR from the coding sequence ATGTCCGGAACCATGCTGACTGAAAAAACAATAAAGCTGAATGCAGCATTCAGCACCAAGGAAGAGGCTATCCGCGCCTGCGGTGAACTGCTGTTGCAGGCCGGTTATATAGAACCTGGTTATATTGATGCAATGATCCAGCGGGACAGTATTTCCACAACCTATGTGGGAAATGGGGTCGCGGTGCCCCATGGAACTGAAGCCGCTAAGCCGCTCGTGAAAAAGACCGGCCTTGCGGTGGTACAGGTTCCCGGCGGTGTGGACTTTGGCAAGGGCCGGATTGCTAAACTGCTCATTGCTGTTGCTGCTATCGGGAATGAGCATATCGACCTCCTTACCAATATTGCCCAGATTTGTATTGACGACGCACAGCTGCAAAAATTGCTTTCTGCCCGGACAGCCAAAGAGATACTGGACGTGGTCGGAACGGTGGAGAAGCGATAA
- a CDS encoding HPr family phosphocarrier protein: protein MNEKTYTIINPTGFHTRPARLFVDTANEQFPDTTVTVIKGEKVINGKSMLHMLTLGVKYQEQVTLQVSGGNEEEAQRVLGAFFEAIHNE from the coding sequence GTGAACGAAAAAACCTATACCATCATTAACCCCACGGGGTTCCACACAAGGCCTGCCCGGCTCTTTGTGGACACGGCTAACGAACAATTCCCCGATACAACCGTTACGGTAATCAAAGGCGAAAAGGTCATTAACGGGAAAAGCATGCTCCATATGCTGACCCTGGGGGTAAAATACCAGGAACAGGTAACCTTGCAGGTCTCAGGGGGCAACGAAGAAGAGGCACAGCGGGTGCTGGGAGCTTTTTTTGAGGCAATTCACAATGAGTAG
- the ptsP gene encoding phosphoenolpyruvate--protein phosphotransferase translates to MTYRLQGIPASTGIAIGPLVRYREQAAQRSAPGCDAAAVIPDQEWALFSKALERSREQVTLLRDKTAAELGQEKAEIFASHLSILKDPEFLGEVRRKIFDEHKDAAAAVRETGLMFMELLRQLEDELFTGRIRDIEDIVSRIVQNMQGTGEESIKLVEPSVLAAVDLTPSQTAQMDRSMVLGFVTEGGSAVSHSSILARSLGLPAVVGIGPLPEVVDGTTVIVDGNSGMVILNPDSGVLSEYEEKRKAYEAELQLVKAFADKPSLTKDGLKIEIAANIGSIKDLEGAIRNGADGIGLFRTEFMFMDRTAMPSEDEQFEVYKHVLERMKGKPVVIRTLDVGGDKQIPYIHLEPETNPFLGLRAIRLCLEKEDLLRTQIRALLRASVFGTLRILLPMVATLEELRRAKTIIIEEEANLKKRNIPVSETWELGIMIEIPSAALLADHFAPEVDFFSVGTNDLTQYTMAADRMNRSVAYLNRGLSPAVLRLVDMASRSAKAHGIWIGVCGELAGDPEAFALFVGLGITELSMGAASVPRIRSRLAALVSTEAAQWAERALRLESAEAIHQYISGVIG, encoded by the coding sequence ATGACCTACCGATTGCAGGGAATTCCCGCATCGACGGGAATCGCCATAGGCCCATTGGTTCGTTACCGGGAACAAGCAGCTCAGCGCTCCGCCCCGGGCTGCGATGCCGCAGCAGTGATACCGGACCAAGAATGGGCGCTGTTTTCGAAGGCCCTGGAACGCTCCCGCGAACAGGTGACTCTGTTACGAGACAAGACCGCTGCCGAGCTGGGCCAGGAAAAGGCCGAAATATTTGCGAGCCATCTTTCTATATTAAAGGATCCGGAATTCCTTGGAGAGGTCCGCCGGAAAATTTTTGATGAACACAAGGATGCGGCGGCTGCGGTCCGAGAAACGGGCCTTATGTTTATGGAGCTTCTGCGTCAGCTTGAGGATGAACTTTTTACCGGCCGTATCCGCGATATTGAGGACATAGTTTCTCGGATTGTACAGAATATGCAGGGAACAGGGGAAGAGTCTATCAAGCTGGTAGAGCCTTCGGTGCTTGCCGCGGTGGATTTAACTCCTTCCCAGACTGCACAGATGGACCGGAGCATGGTGCTCGGCTTTGTGACCGAAGGTGGGAGCGCCGTTTCCCATTCGAGCATACTGGCCCGGTCCTTAGGTCTCCCCGCGGTGGTGGGCATTGGTCCGCTTCCTGAAGTTGTGGACGGCACCACCGTTATTGTGGACGGAAACTCCGGTATGGTCATTCTGAACCCGGATAGCGGTGTCCTCTCGGAATATGAAGAAAAACGAAAAGCCTATGAGGCAGAACTGCAGCTTGTTAAAGCCTTTGCAGATAAACCTTCGCTTACCAAGGATGGCTTAAAAATAGAAATTGCCGCCAATATCGGAAGCATTAAGGACCTGGAGGGAGCGATTCGGAACGGCGCCGACGGCATAGGGCTATTCCGCACCGAATTCATGTTTATGGACCGGACCGCCATGCCCTCGGAGGACGAACAGTTTGAGGTCTACAAACATGTACTGGAAAGGATGAAGGGAAAACCCGTGGTTATCCGGACACTGGATGTGGGTGGGGACAAGCAGATCCCCTATATCCACCTGGAACCGGAGACTAATCCCTTTTTAGGCCTCAGGGCCATTCGGCTCTGCCTTGAAAAGGAAGACCTGCTGAGAACCCAGATCAGGGCGCTCCTTCGGGCAAGCGTTTTTGGAACCTTGAGGATTCTGCTTCCTATGGTGGCCACCCTGGAAGAACTCAGGCGGGCAAAGACTATCATTATCGAAGAAGAAGCGAACCTAAAAAAGCGGAATATTCCCGTTTCCGAGACCTGGGAACTGGGCATAATGATCGAGATCCCTTCCGCTGCCCTTTTGGCGGATCATTTTGCCCCCGAAGTGGACTTCTTTAGTGTGGGTACCAATGACCTTACCCAGTATACCATGGCGGCCGACCGGATGAATCGGTCTGTGGCGTATCTCAATCGGGGCCTGTCGCCGGCAGTGCTGCGTCTGGTTGACATGGCAAGTCGATCTGCTAAGGCCCATGGTATCTGGATCGGTGTCTGCGGCGAGCTTGCGGGAGACCCAGAAGCCTTTGCCCTCTTTGTGGGTCTTGGTATTACCGAACTCAGCATGGGTGCCGCATCGGTGCCCCGGATCCGGTCCCGGCTCGCTGCCCTGGTAAGCACAGAAGCAGCCCAATGGGCAGAACGGGCGCTCCGTCTGGAAAGCGCCGAAGCAATTCATCAATATATTTCAGGAGTAATAGGGTGA
- a CDS encoding BglG family transcription antiterminator, with amino-acid sequence MNLTTRQRKILQILVDEQREVTLAHIADAVQVSIKTVHRELVHLARSLERDYGLMLNARPGLGIKLTGDTEKLVRCRQDLLATVPSDTSPEERQRMLCFLLLETDEAMKLSALADELYSSVPVVRHDLDVLQSWFALQGLQLTLRKGMGLKLEGSETQKREALVLLLWEQFGEGGLLSLLRSEAAVSSLCMEEAELLALRIVPLQYIRYAEHILAGLSRDLLPDLAPQDYLQLVLVLAVAAVRKRSGYSLPQAFQAASDQSLAVDPEVRRIAMAAVSGVFSHFSVPVDPEEIHMVERFLRGARHERLGKELLADNLQVLPEINLLIQKCGKRLGQNLNADRVLRDGLMAHWVPALYRLQHRLPIKNPLLSRIRQEYGELFTVLQDLLKELFPTLSVPDDEVGYLVLHFGSALSRMERERRRYRALVVCSAGIGSANMLASRLREKIPEIELVANVSWFDIQTMPLEGWDILISTIPLPLPLERYILVDPLLSDEGVQKIRSFLNSNLTNGSPERQQETQNGATVLSLDVSKTALSLQNTIQDLIEHISVFSSCTYGSDWENILKRLIEIAARKGFISDSDAAYEALLRRSADHGILLPGSRCLFLHARGAAIIAPFFSVHRLSEPLLTAPALWPVSPQTILLMLAPQNVKEGDLSLLNEISVSLLDPDVLALLESGSEQEIRTYYQQLYNTDQGGIHHVRNHAD; translated from the coding sequence ATGAATCTTACAACACGGCAAAGAAAGATTCTTCAGATTCTTGTTGATGAACAGCGGGAGGTTACCCTTGCCCATATTGCCGATGCAGTACAGGTCAGTATTAAAACGGTGCACCGGGAACTGGTGCACCTTGCCCGAAGCCTTGAACGGGATTATGGCCTCATGCTCAATGCGAGGCCGGGACTAGGCATAAAGCTTACAGGGGATACAGAAAAACTTGTCCGGTGCCGGCAGGATCTGCTTGCAACCGTGCCGAGCGATACCTCCCCTGAGGAACGGCAGCGGATGTTGTGCTTTTTACTCCTTGAAACAGACGAAGCGATGAAACTTTCTGCCCTGGCGGATGAGCTCTACAGCTCCGTTCCGGTGGTGCGTCATGATTTGGATGTACTCCAGTCCTGGTTCGCATTGCAGGGCCTGCAGCTCACCCTTCGCAAGGGAATGGGGCTCAAGCTGGAAGGCAGCGAAACGCAAAAGCGGGAAGCCCTGGTCCTTTTATTGTGGGAGCAGTTTGGCGAAGGAGGCCTCCTCTCGCTGCTCCGTTCCGAAGCGGCCGTCTCTTCCTTATGTATGGAGGAGGCCGAATTACTGGCTCTCCGGATTGTGCCACTCCAGTATATCCGTTACGCTGAACATATTCTGGCAGGGCTTTCCCGGGATCTTTTGCCTGACCTGGCGCCCCAGGATTATTTGCAGCTTGTGCTTGTACTTGCAGTAGCAGCGGTGAGAAAACGGTCCGGATATTCACTTCCTCAGGCTTTTCAAGCAGCCTCGGACCAGAGCCTTGCCGTTGATCCGGAAGTACGGCGTATAGCCATGGCTGCCGTAAGCGGAGTCTTCTCCCATTTTTCAGTACCGGTAGACCCTGAGGAAATACACATGGTGGAACGCTTTCTTCGGGGAGCCCGGCATGAGCGTCTCGGGAAAGAACTCCTGGCGGATAATTTGCAGGTACTGCCAGAAATAAATCTTCTCATTCAAAAATGCGGTAAAAGACTGGGCCAGAATTTAAATGCTGACCGGGTTCTTCGGGACGGGCTCATGGCCCATTGGGTTCCCGCCCTCTACCGGCTCCAACATAGATTACCGATTAAAAATCCCTTGCTGTCCCGGATCAGGCAAGAATACGGAGAACTCTTCACCGTTCTGCAGGATTTACTCAAGGAACTATTCCCGACCCTTTCTGTTCCGGACGACGAGGTGGGGTATTTAGTACTTCACTTTGGTTCTGCCCTTTCCCGAATGGAACGGGAACGCCGGCGGTATCGGGCCCTGGTTGTCTGTTCCGCCGGTATCGGTAGTGCCAATATGCTCGCGAGCCGGCTGCGGGAAAAAATACCCGAAATTGAGCTCGTCGCCAATGTGTCCTGGTTTGATATTCAGACCATGCCGCTTGAAGGCTGGGACATTCTGATTTCTACTATCCCTTTGCCGCTTCCTCTGGAGCGTTATATTCTGGTAGATCCTCTCCTTTCTGACGAAGGGGTCCAAAAAATCCGTTCATTTTTAAATAGCAACCTCACGAACGGGAGCCCTGAACGGCAACAGGAGACTCAGAACGGGGCTACTGTATTATCTCTTGATGTAAGCAAGACTGCCCTTTCTCTGCAGAATACTATCCAGGACCTAATTGAACATATTTCTGTTTTTTCATCCTGTACTTATGGCTCAGATTGGGAAAATATTCTTAAAAGATTGATTGAAATAGCGGCCCGCAAAGGATTTATCTCAGATAGTGATGCGGCCTATGAAGCCCTTTTGCGCAGATCTGCGGACCATGGAATTCTCCTGCCGGGCAGTCGCTGTCTCTTTCTCCATGCCCGCGGGGCTGCGATTATTGCTCCCTTTTTTTCTGTACACCGGCTTTCAGAGCCCCTGTTAACAGCCCCTGCATTATGGCCTGTTTCTCCCCAAACAATTTTACTCATGCTGGCACCCCAGAATGTTAAAGAAGGGGACCTCTCGTTATTAAATGAAATCAGCGTTTCGCTTTTGGATCCCGATGTGCTTGCGCTGCTGGAATCCGGATCGGAACAGGAAATACGCACCTACTACCAACAATTATACAATACGGACCAAGGAGGCATACACCATGTCCGGAACCATGCTGACTGA